The Cotesia glomerata isolate CgM1 unplaced genomic scaffold, MPM_Cglom_v2.3 scaffold_23, whole genome shotgun sequence genome contains the following window.
aaccctgtgatgttaaaaaatcatttattaactgttaataaagctttttaaatataaataaacccTCATATAAGTGTAAATAAAGTCAAACTAAATTACCATTTCTTGCCAAGCGCCTCCTTGTTCATCATCACCTTCTTGGTAAACCAAACACTCTTCATCGTAAACTTTCCATGCTTGATCCTTCAAtcctaaaaattcaaaaaataattaattaaaaaaaaaattcgttcaattttaaacaaataaacaaacctTTTATTCCAGCTCACGTGTAATTAACTCTCAGAAACATTATTGAAAAGAATAAACAGCAGCAGGATATCTTTAgcaacttatttaaaaaacatcgTTCCGCAAACAAACTAAATACAAATTTCTTGCTCCGGTATAATTCTCAGCAATAGAAATTTCATCAACATTCTCTTCACACGTTTTTTGAACCATTTCCTCCttaattttctgaattttatcTGTTTTAACATTACCAGCGAAAATCTTTACAGACTTTAAATCACGCAACCCGAATTCATAATGAGACTGATTGGACAATTACTCATCTCAAAACTTGAAGACCGGCATTATGATGCTAGCTAGTTTTTCAGTAAATCTTGAATCATTGACTAAACAATATATGAGCAATCTGCTGCCTGTCAAGAGTTGTTATAGCAAGCGAcctgaataatttattaagattATCCGTTAAATTAGATCGTCCAGCATACCCAAGGtgcattgaaataaatatcgTCTTATTAACCGACACTTTAGGCTGCTTGCCTACCAATTCCAGACACAAAGTCGTTGTTTTCTTATTTCTCTACCTTCTATCTGGCTCTTCAGCGTTTCCTGGTTGGTCTGGACTTGCTGCAAGACTGCAGAGAGCATGCGCTCTTCAAGACGGTTGGACTCATCGAAGCACCCCCAGGGTTCACCCTGGTAAAGACCACAGAATTTTCACACCCAATATGAGGATCTGTGCTTAGTAATTGTCACACCAGGTCGTTAAGCGTTCGCGTGTATGTTATCATTTTTGGATCGCTATATATTAAATACAGCTTTAACCACAGAAGACGCCAGAGTCACtcacatttttttcttcactaaAATCAGCTCCTCGTTTGTCTTCGGATGCTCGACCGTAGTCACTGGAGTTTGGAAACTGACTTCCTCGCACTCATGAGAAACCATTCTTGTTATCACcgtgttatttttgtttagcAAGATAGGTTGCAGTTGCATTATCCGCGTTCAAGATGTTCACCCATAgactttggtattttttttttatattaatccGATAAAAATTCTGACAACTCACTTGTAAGGTTATGTCCCCGGTGAATCCTTCACAGCACTCTTTCTTCAAATTTCacttaatatttttcacacaaatttataataaaatgatacaCACAGTCACTTAATCAAGTTGAGacatatttatatgaaaattaaattttatttatttatttttttaattacttctaCTCTcaatactttaataatttcCAACCTCCATAaaacaataacatttttgtttatatagACTCATACGCATGTGACGTTAACACACTATAGCAAATATTCATACGGTGTGGTGCAAGTGAGAAAATCAAAAAGTCATGAACGGTTAAGACAATAGCATTGTTTATGGTGTGCTCTTCTAatccaataaaattcaaatgacGCTGAAGTTAgcgaaattaaaattttttttttttcattaatcaaattagaattaaaatagatttttaggATATTGCACTTATATTATTTCGAGTTTTTGacacatgaaattttttttttttaattttttgtagcaatttattcattaaaaaaaaaaaaattttaaaaatttttagatgttggcaaatttcagtgtcataaataTTACTACGGACGATGAATATAGAGATGTGGTCATCAATCCTGTACTAAAGTTGGCACTCTGTGTAAGTCAGTATAAGGGGCTAACTTAAGTACACCAGGCATCAATGACCACATTTGGATTATTAagcttaaaatattaattttacgtGTTTATCCGccatcttaaaaataaaaaaaatgaatccggCACGTTCTCGTggtaagtaataatttttaattaatattttgatacttagttaaattaaattgggTGATTAGAGTTATTATCAAGTTTTGCATAAATGATTACAAGaatattacataaaataataaaataacaataatatagtatatttttataacatttgaatgattgtaaaaaaattttctgtctAAAATTCCACAGtggtgaattaaaaaaaaaacctaaagatgtaaatttcttaaaaatattattattataattaatttgttaagaaaatttaaatatacatgaAACTATTTTACGctaagtaaataatttcataataaatataattattttataaaaattactaaaaactccctttttttttttaacaggtAAAGCAACGCTCAGAATGAAAAGCACTCGGGGCCAGGGTGTAGGAAGAAGACGAGGACGAGGTACACAAGGACCAAGAACTTACGCCAACGTAGTAGCGGATGTTCCTGCTTGTGCCCCCGGACCAGCTCCAGCTTTAGCCTCCGAACCAGCTTCAGCTTTAGCCCCCGGACCAGCTCCAGCTTTAGCTTTAGCCCCCGGACCAGCTCCAGCTTTAGACCCTGGACTTCTGCCAGCTGCTCCTCCAGCTCCAGCTGCCGTTCCTGCCCGAGTCCGGCAACTACCGCCAGCAGCTCTTCCAGCTCCAGCTCCAGTTCCTGCTCGAGTCAGTCAACGACCACCAGCTACTTCTCTAGCTCCTGCTTCTGTTCAACTACCGCCAGCTCTTGCTCCAGCTCCTCTTCAACTACCGCCAGCCCCAGCTCCAGCTCCTGTTCAACTACCGCCAGCCCCAGCTCCAGCACCTGTTCAACTACCGCCAGCCCCAGCTCTAGCTCCTGTTCAACTACCGCCAGCTCCAGCTACAGCTCCTGCTCCTGTTTAACTACCGCCAGCTCCAGCTACAGCTCCGGCTCCTGCTCCGGCTCCGACTTCTGCTCCAGTCCCCGGCGCAGCTTCTGCTCAAGTCCCTGATGCAGCTTCTGTTCAAGTGCCTGGCGAAGCTTCTGCTCTAGATTTGAAGTATAAAGGTATTCTAAAACAAAATCgtaacctaaaaaaaaaatatgaagcaactgttaaaaaaacagTCAACTTCTCAAGCTAGCCACGGTCAATCAACAAGTCAAATACTCACACATCAGCCAATTGCTCATCAGGCTAACACATCAAACGCCCAATCCTCCAGCACTCCTGTATCAAGCAAACGTTCCTCGTGCAGTTAATACTGAACCATACATTCAACAGATGCACAAAATAGAACCCCAGTCTATCGTACCTCAATATAAACCTGTTTCTGCACAAACATTATTTCACCATTCGCTCGTACACGACAAATGCTACAACAATCCTTAATTAATAAGATTAATCTGCTGCAGCACTCTAATGCATTCATACCTCATGCAGGACAATTCAACTTCCCACAAATTCTCACTCGGGAACAGCTTATGCAGCAATTATTACAGCAATTTTTGCAAAGTGCACAGCTcagcatttattttaaataacttaatttcaaataaatattaattttaaatattgtaactactttcataaataaaacatcaatatatcttaaataaatgtttttatttattacctaAATACATtagataacaataattattattattattttgcctcgattttacaactttttaattaattacacgaTTGGTTATCCACGTAGTCTAATTAATTTGCACATcattcgatagataatttaatgtagATTAATTCTATCACtggtaaaaatcaatttaatatgatagaaccagaaaaaaatatcaaaataattaaaagaaaattcctGTCAATCAACACAATTTTCCGTTTGAAACACGATAACTTgcgtaaaaattcacaaattcAAACAGTTTTTTCTATTAACTTGGCGTCAACTATGCGGAGATCACTATTGAAGATGGTCATCTTATTTAATGttgtttaattgttaataatgtaaaattaaaatcaatgaaaaaaaaaacatgagtGTTTGTATATATATCCGTATCCTTAAATGTTCTACCGACATGCATGACAGCTGATGCTGCGCACACTTAGTGCGCATGATCAGTTTAAAGTACCGCGCGAAATTTGAAATGAAaagacaaataaaataaaaaaaaaattgtaactatttaaaagtaataaaagaaataacaaataacaaaagtaacatttaaataaaaaaggagtaaactaatatttaacaaaatttgttttaaaaaattattttgaaaaaattgcatttttaattttttaaaatttgtaaatgtcaattatttttctaacttcttttgtaataatttaattgttacaaaaattgttaaaattatcaaatatctgctaaattaattttcattttattttaatcaatttgaaATATaggaaaatgagattatgaggcgtgcacttttggattttctaaaccttgtattttttttgtaaaaaatttttttttttactttttaaaattaacccTTCAGTACCCACGTTCTTTTTAGTGTATCACTTGCACTGCAGCGACATCCTATAAGTTGAATGTTGTTGCGTGAGTAAAATTCTCATAGCGACGGTACTGAAGAGTTAAGAAAGTACGAGCATCAATACAACTTTCGATAAaaggcttgatttttttttaatatgaagtttaaatatgtctaaacaaattccgaaaaatTGAAAGAGATTGCcggattatttaaataaataattaacttcaaAGTTGAGCAATTTCAAATTAGTCTTATGGGGTAACCTCCAGACATTGAtacatttctgtatttttctcgtaaaactgtcggtgaatatttttaaaatacttatagatgaaagaatatatattagtgataaatttaatttaaaaaaattgacacttGCCCTACTAATGaaagtgtattaattaaaagaaaaataaatgccgCCATTAGCCAATGTGAAATGTGTATCTATATTAGGGTGTCCGTTACTTCCCAAGTTGACTTTTTTGTCACGATCGCCCCCTGGATTTTTAGTTcttgacctaaaaaaaaatattttacccaaataagctcttaattaccaaattgAACTGTGCCAAAGTCGAGttacatttcccatttaaataacatgggaatttggaactttttgcaattatttttttttcttaaaaaaaaatgtcaccaCGATTATGATCAGTGCATattctgatgaaaaattgaatgctctacaaaaaagttctcttataatttttcgataaaatcattCCTTTAGAAGTTATTTGTGGTTAAAGTtgtgtttatagttattatcatAGTTTTGCAGTCTTGCTGTAAAGTTTTTTGtgttataatcatttattttatctataaatgttccaaaaattttatcaaaatgattaatagttACAGTAACGTTAACAATACGATGTattgaatacatttttaataatattgccgcttatttgtattttttctgtctctattcacatttatttgttaagcaatttttagtcacattatgataagtattcatgaatttgtttgtttttgttttcatgaataatttgcactaaatattgtttttgttcttttttatGCGTTAAATTGTTGATGTATTTTTGAGTTCATCGAAGCGCTCTTTCGGCTACATCGTTAACAATTGTAGATTATTAACAATGTCTAATCCTTCCAAACAATCATTATTGGTGGCTCATGTCTCAAAGTTAATCTctagcaattttttatttatgttgaatcaaaaaaaaaattttcatcgaatttaaattaataaaaattaatttatttaagaaagaaatcaatatcttttttttttgaattgataattTCATTATCTGCATTAACTATATAGCGTTCAGGGGGAATCAAAATCGGAATTTTCAtcacattttaataatttaacgtaGTTGAATCCTGCAAGacatatttcaagaaaattatgaaattttttttattgaaagataattatattaatgattCACCACCAAcatttcagatcaattcaccACATTGTTTTTAAGCAatgaattttcgaaattgcaacATTTACACGCAAAGGTATAGAAAGATGGTGAAGttatataacttttatatGTGAAGTTATATACTATAGTATGAAGTTATATACTAtagtatgaaattatttgcatcactcgagtggtatggaagatttcatactaactttaccatctctctatacctctgCGTATAAAtgatgcaatttcgaaaattaatttctcaaaaacggTGTGGTGAAtcgatctgaaattttggtcgtgaattgttaatatatttatctttcgataaaaaaaatttcataattttcttggaataTGCCTTGCAGAACCCAACTGTCTTAATCATTTTTCGTTTTACGTGAAGTTATGTATTTGAATCGAAAAAAGTCAAATCAGCTTTTTCACCAGTTAAACACCACAGATGGTTTTTGAATTTATGCAATACTGCctcagaaattttcttaacggTCGTCCTGTAATGATACAgtctttatataatttatatcttgGTATAGAGCTGATGCTGCAAGAGGTGCCAAAAACCAAAatgatacataaataaatactatgaATGAACAAATATCCAAAAGATTTTGTTGCGTTTCAAGATCTTACTCGAAAATGTcccgaaaaatatatattttcagcgAATAAATCgcttttgacatctagcgtgcaTGGTGAAATGCAActggtttataaaatttgatttcattGGCACTCTAATAATGCAACTAAAAAttgcttaacaaataaatgtgaatagagacagaaaaatacaaataagcggcaatattattaaaaatttaatcagatcGAATTTCAGGCctaatcatacatgaacaggcatggttaggtctgataattttttcccgggtagtCTTCATcagaattaacataaaatttcttttttgtaattgattattatatgtcataaaaaattaacacatttttttcAGGCTTACTCAGaagatgaaatatatataaaatacgtaataaaaaatgtattgatcAGTTATCatcataatcaataaaatattttaaaataaaatttatcaattttatcatttcaataataaacatttagtTTAAATATGGTGTTCTTCTTTTAACgtaagttgaaaaaattaaaaattctgaagtgacagctaaatttaatgttagttttttaacaataattaaattttaattttacaaaaaaacaaaataataaaatacagaAAACTCTGCGATGGTTTGATGGCTCCATAACTCTAaggcgaaaaaaaataataaaatgtatatatagataaacaAATACGCAGTCGtatcatatcatttttataaataatagttaaacGACAGTGAATTAAACGctcatattaattgaaaaaaaaagaccattcggcagccgaaatggaagtagatttcatcatgaatagaaaaaaatataacgaagATTGTATACAGAACTAAGGCTTTTAACTTATATGCAatcgacaaaaatatatatcgacggacaaatactaaaaccagtgcaatagcaaatttaataattggcATAGGGGAATGGGGcataattttgagactacacatatgacATGGTACTCatattaaagcttatttaaagagctttcagatgcaatttacagaattgcaataagttatcccattcaaaagttattcgagttcgaaagtgaagaaatatgaatttttatgattttcaaaatttttaaatcctggtatttctaaattacttgaccgattaagctcatcttcaaacttgactttggtatttatctgtagaataagtatgttgagtttggtagagatccgttgtaaattggcgacgctatcgtcgtgacgatatatatatatatatatatatatatatatatatatatatatatatatatatatatatatatatatatatatatatatatatgaactGCGTTGGTTTTCAGGACATTTTTTGCTAATGACGGCAGGTTTCAGGACATTTGTTGCTTATGAGGACCGTCCTGAAATCAATTTATGTACAGTGGCATATTTCAGGACGTCCTGACAGCTGCCGTTTGGCATATTCCGGTATACTAATagaattttctcaatttgtATATACATCTGAATGTACATACATCAATTGTATATACAAATTGCAAAAATGGTATGTTTCAGGACATTTTTGGTCCCGATAAGTCTTACGACATTAGTTAATCATATATGGAGTTTTAATCCTTTTCTATTAGGCTAGAACAGACATGATCAGatatggacaggtctgatcaggcttgagcgtatttaacgcttcagacatgaacaggcatggacaggtctgagcatatttaatgcttcagacatgagcaggcatgaacaggcttgatcaggtctgatcaggtctgagcgtatttaatgcttcagacatgaacaggcatgaacaggcatgaacaggcttgatcaggtctgatcaggcgtgagcgtatttaatgcttcagacatgaacaggcatggacagggttgatcagatctgatcaggtctgagcgtatttaatgttTCAGACATGAATAGGCATGAACAGtcttgatcaggtctgatcaggcgtgagcgtatttaatgcttcagacatgaacaggcatggacagggttgatcagatctgatcaggtctgagcgtatttaatgttTCAGACATGAATaggcatgaacagacatgagcaggcatgaacaggcttgatcaggtctgatcgtatttaacacttcaaacatgaacaggtctgagcgtatctaacggttcagacatgaacaggcatgaacggatatggacaggtctgatcaggcttaatttcaggcctgatcatacctaaacaggcctgatcaggccggatttcaggtctgatcagtcctgatcattttttcccgggatatttttattttaatttttcaaaattttcattttaaaaagaaatt
Protein-coding sequences here:
- the LOC123274132 gene encoding cyclin-dependent kinase inhibitor 1C-like, whose product is MNPARSRGKATLRMKSTRGQGVGRRRGRGTQGPRTYANVVADVPACAPGPAPALASEPASALAPGPAPALALAPGPAPALDPGLLPAAPPAPAAVPARVRQLPPAALPAPAPVPARVSQRPPATSLAPASVQLPPALAPAPLQLPPAPAPAPVQLPPAPAPAPVQLPPAPALAPVQLPPAPATAPAPV